A stretch of Scheffersomyces stipitis CBS 6054 chromosome 2, complete sequence DNA encodes these proteins:
- the KRE9 gene encoding Cell wall synthesis protein KRE9 precursor (go_component extracellular region~go_process cell wall biosynthesis), producing MHIIFTLASWFLTSTLFYSLASADVDITAPKQGDSFSGSGGSASFKVSWDDDSSDSSDEFSLSNVKYYTILLCTNTNTEIGCDDKNPLVFQLPLSSKSTTVTVPASNYPNGYYYVQIYTTFKSGSTTAHYSNRFHLTSMSGTSIASIIYTITGAGPAADTSDIDGGSTTYASSLFTIPYTMQTSTKRFAPMQTQPGSKVTATTWSIKYPTSAVTYYTTKGPKPVVMSTITPGWDYTPTSLPNAASVAPYPSYFYPASDRVSKATLSAATKRRRWLDLD from the coding sequence ATGCACATAATATTTACACTTGCATCGTGGTTCTTAACTTCCACGTTGTTCTATTCGTTAGCCTCAGCTGACGTTGACATCACTGCACCAAAGCAAGGGGACTCATTCTCTGGTTCCGGGGGTCTGGCTTCTTTCAAAGTCAGTTGGGATgatgattcttctgattcttctgaCGAATTCTCATTGTCCAACGTTAAATATTATACCATTTTGTTGTGTACCAACACAAATACGGAAATCGGTTGCGATGACAAAAATCCTCTTGTTTTCCAACTACCATTAAGTTCGAAGTCAACAACAGTAACTGTTCCTGCTAGCAACTATCCTAATGGTTACTACTACGTTCAAATCTATACTACATTCAAGTCTGGTTCCACGACTGCCCACTACTCTAACAGATTCCATTTGACAAGTATGTCTGGTACAAGTATAGCCTCAATTATATATACCATTACTGGTGCTGGTCCCGCGGCCGATACTTCCGATATCGACGGAGGTTCAACCACGTATGCTTCTTCGTTGTTTACGATTCCGTACACTATGCAAACAAGCACCAAGAGATTTGCTCCTATGCAAACTCAACCTGGAAGCAAAGTCACCGCTACTACCTGGAGTATTAAGTATCCTACCAGTGCTGTTACTTACTACACCACCAAGGGTCCAAAGCCTGTGGTTATGTCTACGATCACTCCTGGTTGGGACTATACCCCTACTTCTTTGCCTAACGCAGCATCCGTAGCTCCATATCCAAGTTACTTCTATCCTGCCAGCGACAGAGTCAGCAAGGCTACATTGAGTGCCGCTaccaagagaagaagatggttAGACTTGGACTAA
- the UGA2 gene encoding succinate semialdehyde dehydrogenase NADP+ linked (succinate semialdehyde dehydrogenase similar to NADP-dependent glyceraldehyde-3-phosphate dehydrogenase (Non-phosphorylating glyceraldehyde 3-phosphate dehydrogenase) (GAPN)~go_funtion oxidoreductase activity~go_process metabolism) — protein MAPTFKNPDLIKTKPFINGEWFESKSSKSFSVFDPATGEKIAELPDQTPEEIDYAIQVSEDAYRKYKLTSTYDRSKWSRNLYNLIMENVDDLAKIITWENGKCLTDATGEIKYAASYFEWFAEEAKRNYGHTIQPSNQNNKVITYKQPVGVVGLLCPFNFPSAMGARKAAPALAAGCTAILKPDAQTPLSSLALAYLADKAGFPKGVFNVVLVSAESTPTCGLKFCESKVIKKISFTGSTPVGKLLMKQSSSTLKKLSMELGGNAPVIVFDDAKLDIAVEQAVASKFRSLGQTCVCANRIYIQSGVYNEFCRKFVEKVKNFKIGNGFEPGVTHACLINERSITKVEDHLQDAIQKGAKVLLKGGRLPELGPLFYAPSVVCDVTQDMRVINEETFGPLAALVKFDTKEEVLHWCNDTPFGLASYVFSESLNNIWYMSEYLESGMVSVNTGIFTDAAMPFGGVKESGFGREGSLYGMDDYTVVKSITLGNVYHHD, from the coding sequence ATGGCTCCTACTTTCAAGAATCCAGATCTTATCAAGACCAAGCCTTTCATTAACGGCGAATGGTTTGAATCCAAATCCTCCAAATCCTTTTCGGTCTTCGATCCTGCTACCGGCGAAAAAATTGCCGAGTTGCCTGATCAGACcccagaagaaatagactATGCCATCCAAGTAAGCGAAGATGCCTACCGCAAGTACAAGCTCACATCTACTTACGACCGTTCGAAATGGTCTAGAAACTTGTACAATCTTATCATGGAGAACGTTGATGATTTGGCCAAAATCATCACCTGggaaaatggaaaatgtTTAACCGATGCTACCGGTGAAATCAAGTATGCAGCTTCCTACTTTGAATGgtttgctgaagaagcaaagagAAACTACGGGCACACAATTCAGCCATCGAATCAAAACAATAAGGTCATCACCTACAAGCAGCCagttggtgttgttggttTGCTTTGTCCATTCAATTTCCCATCTGCCATGGGTGCTCGTAAGGCTGCTCCAGCCCTTGCTGCTGGTTGTACTGCTATTCTTAAGCCAGACGCCCAAACTccactttcttctttagcTCTTGCTTATTTGGCTGATAAAGCTGGTTTCCCTAAAGGAGTATTTAATGTTGTCTTGGTTTCTGCTGAAAGCACCCCTACGTGCGGCTTGAAGTTCTGTGAATCCAAGGtcatcaagaaaatcagTTTTACCGGCTCTACTCCTGTTGGTAAGTTGTTAATGAAGCAGTCTTCTTCCAcattgaaaaagttgtcTATGGAATTGGGTGGTAATGCTCCTGTTATCGTCTTTGATGATGCCAAGTTGGACATCGCTGTAGAACAGGCTGTTGCTTCCAAGTTCAGATCATTGGGCCAAACCTGTGTGTGTGCCAATCGTATCTATATTCAGCTGGGAGTATACAACGAATTCTGCCGTAAGTTCGTTGAAAAggtcaagaacttcaagatcgGTAATGGTTTCGAACCAGGTGTCACCCATGCGTGCTTGATCAACGAACGCTCTATCACCAAAGTCGAAGATCATTTGCAAGATGCCATCCAAAAGGGTGCTAAAGTACTTCTTAAAGGAGGAAGACTTCCTGAGTTGGGTCCATTGTTTTACGCTCCCTCTGTAGTTTGCGATGTTACCCAAGACATGAGAGTCATTAACGAGGAAACATTTGGACCTTTGGCTGCTTTGGTTAAGTTCGACACGAAAGAAGAGGTCTTGCATTGGTGTAATGATACTCCATTTGGATTGGCTTCGTACGTTTTCTCTGAAAGTTTGAACAACATCTGGTATATGTCTGAATACTTGGAATCAGGAATGGTTTCTGTGAACACTGGTATCTTCACTGATGCCGCTATGCCTTTTGGAGGTGTTAAGGAATCAGGATTCGGAAGAGAAGGATCTCTCTACGGTATGGACGATTACACTGTGGTGAAATCTATTACCTTGGGTAATGTCTACCATCATGACTAA
- the AGA1 gene encoding A-agglutinin attachment subunit precursor: protein MYLPLSSVTNSIWNKVRSPHKRYKTSVMDQQETSADSENATLDAGSSAGKNSKLSRKHSSSTSSIISRSSNNLSSRRRSESPSVVYRSQAKKATGTTISSSNALAGRSNSFNTSPTFTSPPSIIVGSGMTSPVNSSSSSLFDYHGAGAEEPPQETAHNIIRIASPTVDSAMMSQDYTIDVPLRMIDTNSSSFNYFPETSGNDNENSDVWSYNPEEGHTYITNETKKMVRFT from the coding sequence ATGTATCTTCCACTCAGTTCGGTCACCAATTCTATTTGGAACAAGGTCAGGTCACCTCACAAGAGGTATAAGACGTCTGTAATGGACCAACAGGAAACGTCTGCTGATTCAGAAAACGCTACATTGGACGCGGGCTCGAGTGCTGGAAAAAACTCCAAGTTGTCTCGCAAGCATTCTTCATCCACTTCATCTATTATATCACGTTCTTCGAACAATCTTTCCTCGAGACGCAGATCGGAGTCTCCTTCTGTGGTTTACCGCTCACAAGCCAAAAAAGCTACCGGTACTACTATCTCATCTTCGAACGCTTTAGCAGGAAGATCAAACTCTTTTAACACAAGTCCAACTTTCACATCTCCCCCAAGCATCATAGTTGGGCTGGGCATGACTTCACCTGTGAATTCATCGAGTTCTTCACTTTTTGACTACCATGGTGCTGGTGCTGAGGAGCCTCCTCAGGAAACTGCCCACAACATCATTCGTATTGCTTCGCCGACTGTGGATTCTGCAATGATGTCCCAGGATTACACAATTGATGTCCCACTCAGAATGATCGATACCAACCTGTCATCGTTCAACTATTTCCCAGAAACTCTGGGCAACGATAATGAAAACTCAGATGTCTGGAGCTATAATCCGGAGGAAGGTCATACTTACATTACCAACGAAACCAAGAAAATGGTTCGTTTCACCTAA
- the URK1 gene encoding uridine kinase (uridine kinase converts ATP and uridine to ADP and UMP~go_funtion ATP binding; kinase activity~go_process biosynthesis) encodes MTSLEEPRPRRFSRIAPDSDESTSFFMSSETLPTESAIMTPVGSLHHDSDTPRASYLPPWTEPYIIGVAGNSGSGKTSISQKVIQELNQPWTILLSFDNFYNPLNEEERKQAFNNNFDFDTPASLDLDLLVKTVKSLKSGEKTQIPVYSFQHHNRTNKSTTIYGANVIIIEGIYALYDQRLLDLMDLKIYVDTDLDICLSRRLTRDILYRGRDLAGAIKQWETFVKPNAVKHVNPTMNNADLVIPRGLDNSIAINLMIKHIQIQLALKSSAHLKYLKELGVNINFDVSKYNIKVLPANNQTKGINSLLFDVNTERSDFIFYFNRISALIIELALELVTDYEPVRINDNFNGLRMVNEIMAVNIIRSGDCFMSSIKRTFPEISIGKLLIQSDSRTGEPQLHFDSLSKEMSGGKKILLFDSQIISGAASIMAIQVLIDHKVNEEDIILCSYLSTEIGLRRIVNVFPKVNIAVGKLSEKKWYNEEMFKDSDWHFRNRFIDSLYFGTD; translated from the exons ATGACTTCGTTGGAAGAGCCTAGGCCACGTCGGTTCAGCCGAATTGCGCCAGACAGCGACGAGTCGACATCATTTTTCATGTCGTCAGAAACATTACCCACCGAGTCTGCTATCATGACTCCAGTAGGATCTTTGCATCACGATCTGGATACACCCAGAGCTTCTTATCTTCCTCCTTGGACAGAACCGTATATCATTGGAGTCGCAGGGAactctggatctggaaaAACCTCCATTTCGCAGAAAGTTATCCAGGAATTGAACCAACCATGGACGATTTTGCTTTCGTTTGATAACTTCTACAATCCTttgaacgaagaagaaagaaagcaagccttcaacaacaattttgattttgatacCCCAGCCTCTTTGGATTTGGATTTGTTAGTGAAAACGGtgaaatctttgaaaagCGGTGAGAAAACACAAATTCCGGTGTACTCGTTCCAGCACCATAATCGTACCAATAAGTCTACGACCATCTACGGAGCCAATGTGATCATTATTGAAGGTATTTATGCCTTGTATGACCAGAGATTGCTTGACTTGATGGACTTGAAGATTTACGTCGACACGGACTTGGATATCTGTTTGTCTCGAAGATTGACCAGAGACATCTTGTATCGTGGTCGTGACTTGGCAGGTGCCATCAAACAATGGGAGACGTTTGTCAAACCTAACGCCGTCAAACACGTCAACCCGACTATGAACAACGCCGACTTAGTGATTCCACGAGGCTTGGACAATCTGATTgccatcaacttgatgataAAACATATTCAGATCCAACTAGCACTTAAAAGTTCAGCGCAtttgaagtacttgaaggAGTTGGGTGTTAATATCAACTTCGATGTGTCCAAATACAACATTAAGGTTTTACCGGCAAATAACCAGACGAAAGGAATCAACTCTTTACTCTTTGACGTCAATACTGAGAGGTCAGATTTCATCTTTTATTTTAACCGTATCAGTGCACTTATTATAGAGTTAGCATTAGAGTTGGTTACAGACTATGAGCCTGTGCGCATTaacgacaacttcaacgGCTTGAGAATGGTTAACGAGATCATGGCAGTTAATATTATCCGTTCGGGAGATTGCTTTATGTCTTCGATCAAAAGGACTTTTCCAGAAATCAGCATCGGAAAGCTTTTGATTCAAAGTGACTCTAGAACTGGTGAACCACAATTGCATTTTGACTCCTTGTCAAAGGAAATGAGCGGaggaaagaagatcttgttgtttgaCTCCCAGATCATTAGTGGAGCTGCGTCCATCATGGCTATCCAGGTATTAATTGACCACAAGGTGAACGAAGAGGATATCATCTTATGTTCGTATCTTTCCACAGAGATAGGATTGCGTCGTATCGTTAACGTTTTCCCCAAGGTCAACATTGCAGTTGGTAAATTGTC TGAAAAGAAATGGTACAATGAGGAAATGTTTAAGGATAGCGACTGGCATTTTAGAAATAGATTTATAGACAGTTTGTACTTTGGCACGGACTGA
- a CDS encoding induced under oxygen limitation, whose protein sequence is MASRQRKCSLAIESPDSTSSNNPLNAFLVYQESSNESAIADSTDSVHLMKSHSWPNLNNEDFVVTNRRVSLCDLNNFNDELQHLTRRNSTNSAQAPTHLAQSTSNLLEDSVESPFGDFYSYSFEPRTITTPRARKKSDTSCRNHFRRNSIALKFENPKVID, encoded by the coding sequence ATGGCTAGTCGTCAAAGAAAGTGCTCGTTAGCCATCGAGTCTCCTGACTCTACAAGCTCAAACAACCCTCTCAATGCATTTCTTGTCTACCAGGAAAGCTCTAACGAGCTGGCTATTGCCGACTCGACAGACCTGGTTCATCTCATGAAGTCACACTCCTGGCCCAACTTAAACAATGAAGACTTTGTCGTCACCAACAGAAGAGTATCGCTCTGCGATCTCAACAACTTTAACGACGAGTTGCAGCATTTAACCAGACGTAACTCAACTAACAGTGCACAAGCTCCTACGCATCTCGCACAATCTACACTGAACCTTCTTGAGGATCTGGTCGAAAGCCCCTTTGGTGATTTCTACTCTTACTCGTTCGAACCCAGGACTATAACAACACCTAGagcaagaaagaagagtgACACCAGCTGTAGAAACCACTTTCGTCGTAACTCCATAGCCTTGAAGTTCGAGAACCCCAAGGTCATAGACTAA
- a CDS encoding predicted protein produces AIPNYEKPLYERFASIYHTLLDLKNNRNKYINSKQVYHIYESFLDLLHELKITRKDEELKGMTLNLPNANDLLIDDIWQLVSLCFVTCGLIKFAPATYSSLSTVSKLLDHLRGCQVYTLDDLQPIKSRLDEVKSIIDNNNDDDDEDDEGNSQKNIHKIEENLLLRNKLNKCEALYRELEANFNNIPLDLEQTYNELISMRKTILNYLTNYDDNEVGPGSSSSRYNKIVAKVNQFKLKLKEIESTRDPVDGKFHSKEISDFDDNKLNSAQAVLNGLIDDCNNLLSDLLIQNDTGNLGLKNINKRFGALYHQLLDLKVTLENLLVTRRWTMRETDLYTYQKSLKSIDDERIALNDQHLRKNHILILYLLRRCYALIYKLLESSEPVSESLQPIHNQLSTVRKCLLEIKRVDGLNNLRELYPFQFKLASLDNLRSDGKFIINNTIPEGQGTLNALLAECFDIIYELKIELEEKEDNEDIEEDDPAAVSKMTDDEDIQSDDEVELKRKRFMGFNEADYDQESESAFDDDDYSLSESEFEGNDYY; encoded by the exons GCGATCCCCAACTACGAAAAACCGCTTTACGAAAGATTCGCTTCTATCTACCACACTTTGTTGGATCTCAAGAACAACCGTAACAAATACATCAACTCCAAACAGGTGTACCATATCTACGAGCTGTTTCTCGACTTGCTCCACGAATTGAAGATCACGCGTAAGGACGAAGAACTCAAGGGCATGACATTGAACTTGCCCAACGCtaacgacttgttgatcGATGACATCTGGCAGTTGGTGTCACTCTGTTTCGTCACATGTGGCTTGATCAAGTTTGCCCCAGCCACCTATTCGTCTTTGTCTACTGTCAGCAAGTTGTTGGACCACTTGAGAGGTTGTCAGGTTTACACATTGGATGACTTGCAGCCAATCAAAAGTCGTTTGGATGAAGTGAAGAGTATCATCGATAACAACAacgatgatgacgatgaagacgatgaaggAAATTCGCAAAAGAACATACACAAGATCGAAGAGAACTTGTTATTGagaaacaagttgaacaagtgTGAAGCGTTGTACCGTGAGTTGGAGGCCAACTTTAACAACATTCCTCTTGATTTGGAGCAGACTTACAACGAATTGATTTCTATGAGAAAGACCATATTGAACTACTTGACCAACTATGACGACAACGAAGTTGGCCCTGGTTCATCCAGCTCTCGTTACAACAAGATTGTAGCCAAAGTCAATcagttcaagttgaaactaAAGGAAATTGAATCAACGAGAGACCCCGTAGATGGCAAGTTCCACAGTAAAGAAATCAGCGATTTCGATGACAATAAATTGAACTCAGCGCAGGCTGTTCTCAATGGTTTAATTGATGACTGCAACAATTTGTTAAGCGACTTGTTGATCCAAAATGACACGGGCAATTT AGGACTCaaaaacatcaacaaaCGATTCGGTGCCTTGTACCATCAGCTTCTTGATCTCAAGGTAACTTTGGAAAACTTGTTGGTCACTAGAAGATGGACCATGAGAGAGACGGATTTGTACACGTACCAGAAATCGCTTAAGAGCATCGACGACGAGAGAATAGCGTTGAACGATCAA CATTTGCGTAAGAACCACATCCTCATATTGTATCTTTTGAGAAGATGCTATGCCTTGATCTACAAGCTTTTGGAAAGTTCTGAGCCTGTCAGTGAATCGTTGCAGCCGATCCATAACCAGCTCTCTACTGTTAGAAAGTGTTTATTAGAAATCAAGAGAGTAGATGGCTTGAACAACCTCAGAGAGTTGTACCCATTCCAGTTCAAATTGGCATCGTTAGACAATTTGAGAAGCGATGGTAAGTTtatcatcaacaacaccaTTCCTGAAGGACAAGGGACGTTGAACGCGTTACTTGCTGAGTGTTTTGATATCATCTACGAACTCAAGATAGAGTTAGAGGAAAAGGAGGACAATGAAGAcatcgaagaagatgatcCCGCTGCTGTCTCGAAA ATGAcagatgacgaagacatTCAATCAGACGATGAAGTtgagttgaagagaaagagattcATGGGCTTCAACGAGGCTGATTACGACCAGGAATCCGAGTCTGCTtttgacgatgacgatTACAGCTTGAGCGAGTCAGAGTTCGAGGGTAACGACTACTACTGA
- the THIA gene encoding Acetyl-CoA acetyltransferase IA (Peroxisomal acetoacetyl-CoA thiolase) (Thiolase IA), with the protein MSVYIVASIRTPIGSFQGSLSPLSSVDLGAKAVHEALKQVPSLPASAVEEIFFGSALQANLGQNPARQVALSAGLPEAVVATSVNKVCASGLKAIISGAQTILTNTADVVVVGGSESMSNVPFYAPIRSGVRYGDASLVDGIQNDGLKDVYSQKLMGHAGEKVASDLNITRAEQDEYAIGSYAKAINAHETGKFENEITPITIKTRAGTKTVSKDEDISKYNPEKLKTMKSAFIDNGTVTAGNSPSLNDGGAALILVSEAALNKYGLKPLAKIRSWGEAARAPMDFTIAPSLAIPKTLERAGVSINDVDYFELNEAFSVVGLANSKLLDIPLEKLNVYGGAVAIGHPLGCSGARIVVTLLSVLKQEKTNSKLGVAAVCNGGGGASSILIEAL; encoded by the coding sequence ATGTCTGTATATATCGTAGCCTCCATCCGGACTCCCATCGGCTCGTTCCAGGGCTCGCTCTCGCCTTTAAGCTCGGTAgatttgggtgcaaaagCGGTGCACGAAGCACTTAAACAAGTGCCCTCTTTGCCTGCTTCAGCTGTCGAAGAGATTTTCTTTGGCTCTGCTCTCCAGGCTAACTTGGGACAAAACCCAGCTCGTCAGGTGGCACTCTCCGCCGGTTTGCCAGAAGCCGTGGTCGCTACTTCCGTTAATAAGGTATGTGCTTCGGGGTTAAAGGCCATTATCTCTGGAGCCCAGACCATCCTCACCAACACCGCCGatgtagttgtagttggCGGCTCTGAGTCGATGTCGAATGTCCCATTCTATGCTCCTATCAGATCTGGAGTCAGATACGGAGACGCTTCGCTTGTGGACGGGATTCAAAATGACGGGCTTAAGGACGTCTACTCCCAGAAGCTCATGGGCCATGCTGGAGAAAAAGTTGCCAGCGACTTAAACATCACAAGAGCTGAGCAAGATGAATACGCGATTGGCAGTTACGCCAAAGCTATTAATGCTCATGAGACGGGAAAGTTTGAGAACGAAATCACTCCAATTACAATCAAAACGAGAGCAGGTACCAAGACGGTCTCCAAAGATGAGGATATCTCTAAGTACAACccagagaagttgaagacaatgaaATCTGCTTTTATTGACAATGGTACTGTGACAGCTGGTAATTCACCATCTCTTAATGATGGAGGTGCTGCTCTTATCCTTGTCTCGGAAGCTGCACTCAACAAGTATGGACTCAAACCATTGGCCAAAATCAGAAGCTGGGGTGAGGCCGCTAGAGCTCCTATGGACTTCACGATTGCACCAAGTTTGGCCATTCCAAAAACGTTGGAAAGAGCTGGAGTTTCGATCAATGATGTCGATTACTTTGAGCTTAATGAAGCATTTTCAGTTGTTGGACTTGCCAACTCCAAATTGTTGGATATCCCATTGGAAAAATTGAACGTCTATGGAGGTGCTGTAGCTATTGGACATCCATTGGGTTGCTCTGGGGCCAGAATTGTGGTCACATTGTTAAGTGTATTGAAGCAGGAGAAGACGAATTCCAAGTTGGGTGTTGCTGCTGTATGTAACGGAGGCGGTGGAGCTTCTTCGATCCTCATTGAAGCCTTGTGA
- a CDS encoding predicted protein: protein MCMKHPKKFLNMRLQDVANAANAAEERYGGNVGSSVQEGCSANLTQMHILDDVSDDETLAEEAILPQLKNARQQHRPHQSSYSDEVYDDNAENNENKPHQSDSSSVESFDISSTTEEYYNETKKILQSKWFRIGRLVLILLFIVFLIYWKASEAIHRLSESLEKLSKEPIDWNIYDNKGELVRVVHLDGVSR, encoded by the coding sequence ATGTGTATGAAACATCCcaagaaattcttgaatatgAGATTGCAAGATGTCGCCAATGCTGCCaatgctgctgaagaacGCTATGGAGGCAATGTTGGATCCTCTGTCCAAGAAGGATGTTCTGCTAATCTAACACAAATGCATATACTTGATGATGTTTCGGATGATGAGACATTAGCTGAAGAGGCTATACTACCGCAACTAAAGAATGCTAGGCAACAACACAGACCACATCAAAGTAGCTATAGCGACGAAGTTTATGATGATAATGCCGAAAATAACGAAAACAAACCTCACCAACTGGACAGCTCTAGCGTAGAGTCATTTGACAtaagttcaacaacagaagaatacTACAatgaaacaaagaagatacTCCAGTCTAAATGGTTCAGGATCGGCAGACTCGTACTCATATTGTTATTCATAGTATTTCTAATTTACTGGAAGGCTCTGGAAGCTATTCATAGACTATCAGAATCATTGGAGAAACTAAGCAAAGAACCTATAGACTGGAATATATACGATAACAAGGGCGAATTGGTCCGGGTGGTGCACCTTGACGGTGTCCTGAGATAA
- the ALA2 gene encoding alanine transaminase (ALAM) (alanine aminotransferase (Glutamic--pyruvic transaminase) (GPT) (Glutamic--alanine transaminase)~go_funtion transaminase activity~go_process biosynthesis) — MLAIRTTMKQSQPRFFVSLKVSYSTFKPAAPLSIKDINPQTVQAKYAVRGKIPIIADELRDLIKKNPQSHGLPFSKIINANIGNPQQLDQRPLTWYRQVLSILQYPALAEAVDYPQDVKDRAAVILENIGSIGAYSHSQGAPYIRESIAKFIEKRDGGYAANPNNIFLTSGASSAVSYLLQILSSDENSGFLIPIPQYPLYTATIALNNAIPIGYFLDEANHWSTNPEQIRQIILENKQKGVNIKALVVINPGNPTGSILSEQDIIELIDIAAEHGIVLIADEVYQENVFKGKFLSMKKVLYELLEQEPEVYKNVQLASLHSTSKGVSGECGQRGGYMELVGFSTEVKDIVFKLASINLCSVVSGQALMELMINPPQEGDPSYELYNAETSSIHNDLEIRADMLYRAFLQMEDIQCNKPTGAMYIFPTLDFSPEKYHKLFMRAEQSDLQPDDIYCIELLESTGICCVPGNGFGQVPGTFHLRTTFLPPGQEWIDRWLTFHETFVKKYTS; from the coding sequence ATGTTAGCCATTAGAACAACTATGAAACAGAGCCAGCCTCGCTTCTTTGTCTCATTAAAGGTCTCCTACTCCACCTTCAAGCCGGCCGCCCCTCTTTCCATCAAAGACATCAACCCACAAACTGTCCAGGCTAAATATGCTGTTCGTGGTAAAATTCCAATTATTGCCGACGAGCTCCGTGATCTCATTAAAAAGAATCCACAATCGCACGGCTTGCCCTTTTCCAAAATCATCAATGCCAACATCGGGAACCCGCAGCAATTAGACCAAAGACCATTAACTTGGTATAGACAAGTCCTTTCCATCTTGCAGTACCCTGCTTTAGCCGAAGCAGTTGACTATCCCCAAGATGTCAAGGATAGGGCCGCCGTCATCTTAGAGAATATCGGCTCTATTGGTGCCTATTCACACTCACAGGGTGCTCCTTACATCCGTGAGTCGATTGCCAAGTTCATCGAAAAAAGAGACGGTGGCTACGCTGCTAACCCTAACAACATTTTCTTGACATCGGGAGCCTCTTCAGCCGTGTCGTACTTGTTACAGATCTTGTCATCGGACGAAAACTCCGGTTTCTTGATCCCAATTCCACAATACCCATTGTACACGGCTACTATTGCACTCAACAATGCAATTCCTATCGGTTACTTTTTGGACGAAGCCAACCACTGGTCTACTAACCCTGAACAAATCAGACAGAtcattcttgaaaacaaaCAGAAGGGAGTCAACATCAAGGCACTTGTAGTCATTAACCCGGGCAACCCTACAGGCTCAATCTTGTCCGAACAGGACATTATTGAATTAATTGACATCGCCGCAGAACACGGTATAGTCCTTATTGCCGACGAAGTTTACCAGGAGAATGTGTTCAAGGGTAAGTTCCTCtcgatgaagaaggtttTGTACGAGTTACTTGAACAGGAACCAGAAGTATACAAGAATGTGCAATTGGCTTCGTTGCATTCGACTTCTAAGGGTGTTTCCGGCGAGTGTGGTCAAAGAGGTGGATATATGGAACTTGTAGGCTTCAGCACTGAAGTTAAAGATATagttttcaagttggcatCCATCAATTTGTGTTCAGTAGTTTCTGGACAAGCAttgatggagttgatgATCAACCCTCCTCAGGAAGGCGATCCATCTTACGAATTGTACAATGCTGAAACCTCCTCTATCCACAATGACTTGGAAATCAGAGCTGATATGTTGTATCGTGCCTTCTTGCAAATGGAAGACATCCAATGTAACAAGCCTACTGGTGCCATGTACATCTTCCCTACGTTGGACTTTTCACCAGAAAAGTACCACAAGCTCTTCATGAGAGCCGAGCAATCGGATTTGCAACCAGACGACATCTACTGTATTGAGCTTCTCGAGTCCACAGGAATCTGCTGTGTTCCAGGTAACGGTTTCGGACAGGTTCCAGGAACCTTCCACTTGAGAACCACTTTCCTTCCTCCTGGCCAAGAATGGATCGACAGATGGTTGACTTTCCACGAGACGTTTGTCAAGAAGTACACTTCTTGA